From a single Solenopsis invicta isolate M01_SB chromosome 6, UNIL_Sinv_3.0, whole genome shotgun sequence genomic region:
- the LOC105196623 gene encoding neogenin isoform X3 produces MEPRPLAAVLLALLLTALARVNAGGLDFIIEPRDVVVEQGGPARLDCEAKSVFGTPNIHWRTDDGQPITFIGDSYRSQLANGSLYINSVYAGSAELTGSYQCLASIENVGSIVSRPATIKLASLPGFEREPQDTMVYTGQIAYLSCALPASSSLLKIQWLKDERPLKLDENRMTILPSGALEIDDVQYHDIGSYRCNASGYGQYRLSNKAELGLLSSDIDEGSSAPVFIAQPLQQIATEESDVTLECAANGYPKPTILWLKDGVALDLTSLDSRYRKIAASSLMITNVKESDHGSYQCRAENMVESLDAVAELIVQVPPKFVKKPEDKVASESQDLEFECEIYGKPEPKITWLKNGERITLSAYWQIVNGYNLRINGLLPIDAGIFQCMGVNPAGSVQASARLTINQPKIANPHRTTTPKTVPKKKLLLHRQLYNKTWQHPSTLLGHTFSSHMPSPPLSISPSDDPADLLPSSFKYPNSLYDPDSRFVDDTDTLEAFDGGGVPSPPRNLSLVIVTARFVTLRWQEPENANSDALNYFIHYKQEGAMRERVVNTQQKLEAMIRGLQPSMTYQFHVVAQNSRGISAPSEVLQVATLIEANVPGPPMNLEGHATSSMSITLSWEEPQVINGRISKYIITFMEGDGEEVTRETTSTTYELVDLVPYTEYSIRVQAVNENGPGAFSKDIMIRTHSAQPTQPPHNVTLEAASSTSIIIRWEPPLEGQNGIITGYRIRYRRYPHDPRSGDRRSPITVTTEGNQRLYVLNGLEKHVVYQVRICAFNVNGTGPWTEWTKIETYENDLDETKVPNVPSNLKANAMADSILISWHPPKDQSIKVRKYKLGWGKGYPDVEIQVLDGKQRSYAIKPIEPTTEYVISLRATNNVGDGQPAYANVRTPERFVSESAVPLIPPVGLKAIVLSASTVVLYWTDTTLSKSQYITDSRYYVVRYTNYHHSSSPRYKYYNATDLNCMIHDLKPNTQYEFTVKLVKGKRSSPWSMVVLNQTQEAAPSTAPRDLIIQTVEDRPTSVLLRWQPPKQPNGQITGYLIIYSTDNTKWDRDWLVEGVIGDKVDATVKGLHPNTLYYFKIQARNSKGYGPFSTTISFKTPQSNGMDDELHDGDGRSFSNILIYIIAGLSVIFITAISVVVVVCCKRNPGSPDRKKGYMKDSNQKTNIKPPDLWIHHDQMELKALEKSSINGEASTSGVTSNTLPRSSNPDYNQDNIHGNSSSLDKRTYVPSYMGNTDEKCSTLSRQHSRGSHKPKLITLPVDSAPLHQPTATPIVNSSMSQPTIHTSCSDTSSVRQNYPRTVAQYSLNRAHVTLEPTPESSPDSCSIPNSYEPLQSQLSYGTSGQSYSGSTQYNSGHYGNSAQPMSSSVGVENNASKRLQGHPLKSFSVPAPPPQSAPSTPAQQKHGVSQVTVRPTISGSPYKKPQNSSSQLTKNRLASVSNPVHTSEEVERLKLQPSYSTEELNQEMANLEGLMKDLNAITASEFEC; encoded by the exons ATGGAGCCGCGTCCTCTCGCCGCCGTCCTCTTGGCTTTGTTGTTGACAGCGCTCGCACGAG TCAACGCGGGAGGCTTGGACTTCATTATCGAGCCGCGGGATGTGGTGGTGGAGCAGGGAGGTCCTGCGAGGCTGGACTGCGAGGCGAAGAGCGTATTTGGGACGCCAAATATACATTGGCGTACGGACGATGGTCAGCCGATCACGTTTATTGGGGACAGTTATCG atcaCAGCTAGCGAATGGGTCCTTGTACATAAATAGTGTGTACGCTGGTAGTGCAGAATTAACCGGAAGTTATCAGTGCTTAGCCTCCATAGAGAATGTCGGCTCGATTGTCTCTCGGCCAGCTACAATTAAACTTGCAA gccTCCCTGGCTTTGAAAGGGAACCTCAAGACACCATGGTTTATACGGGACAGATTGCATATTTGAGTTGTGCGCTACCGGCTTCCTCGAGTTTGTTAAAGATACAATGGTTAAAGGATGAACGTCCTTTAAAGCTCGATGAGAATCGAATGACAATTCTGCCATCAG GCGCGTTGGAGATCGATGATGTTCAGTATCACGACATAGGATCATACAGATGTAACGCTAGCGGCTATGGCCAATACAGACTGAGCAACAAAGCAGAATTAGGTTTATTATCTAGTGACATCG ATGAGGGATCTAGCGCTCCAGTATTTATCGCACAACCCCTGCAACAAATAGCCACCGAAGAGTCTGACGTGACTTTGGAATGCGCCGCCAATGGCTATCCAAAACCGACAATTCTTTGGCTTAAAGACGGTGTAGCTCTTGATTTAACGTCACTCGACTCTag ATATCGCAAAATTGCAGCCTCTAGTCTTATGATCACGAATGTGAAAGAATCGGATCACGGTTCGTATCAATGTCGTGCGGAAAATATGGTCGAATCTTTGGATGCAGTTGCTGAATTAATTGTACAAG TTCCACCGAAATTTGTGAAGAAGCCGGAAGATAAAGTGGCAAGTGAGAGTCAGGATCTAGAGTTCGAATGTGAAATCTATGGAAAACCGGAACCAAAAATTACCTGGCTGAAGAACGGCGAGCGTATCACATTGAGTGCATATTGGCAAATTGTCAATGG ATACAATTTGAGAATCAATGGACTGTTACCCATAGATGCAGGAATTTTCCAGTGCATGGGAGTGAATCCTGCTGGTAGTGTTCAAGCCTCGGCACGTCTTACAATTAACCAGCCCA AGATAGCAAATCCCCATAGAACAACTACTCCTAAGACAGTTcctaagaaaaaattattactgcACCGGCAGTTGTATAATAAGACGTGGCAGCATCCAAGTACTCTCCTAGGACACACGTTCTCGTCACACATGCCAAGTCCTCCACTTTCAATAAGTCCGTCCGACGATCCTGCAGATCTGCTCCCGAGTTCGTTTAAGTATCCTAACTCCCTTTACGATCCGGACTCCCGTTTTGTAGATGATACAGATACTCTAGAAGCGTTTGATGGGGGTGGTGTACCCTCACCGCCGAGGAACTTGAGTCTCGTCATCGTTACCGCAAGATTCGTTACACTACGCTGGCAAGAGCCAGAAAACGCAAACAGCGACGCTCTCAACTATTTCATACATTATAAACAGGAGGGGGCTATGAG GGAAAGAGTTGTCAACACGCAGCAGAAGCTGGAGGCCATGATACGTGGTTTGCAACCTAGTATGACGTATCAATTCCACGTGGTTGCACAAAATTCTCGAGGAATCAGTGCTCCTAGCGAAGTATTACAAGTTGCAACATTGATAGAGGCTAATGTTCCCGGACCTCCGATGAATCTAGAGGGTCATGCGACAAGCAGCATGAGTATTACCTTATCGTGGGAGGAGCCACAAGTTATAAATGGTCgaatatctaaatatattattacatttatggag GGCGACGGTGAAGAGGTAACACGTGAAACTACTAGTACAACGTATGAATTGGTAGATCTCGTGCCTTATACGGAATACAGTATTAGAGTTCAAGCGGTCAACGAAAATGGCCCAGGCGCGTTTAGTAAAGATATCATGATTCGGACTCACAGCGCACAACCGACACAACCGCCGCATAACGTTACTTTAGAAGCAGCTAGTTCGACG AGTATTATCATAAGGTGGGAACCTCCGCTCGAGGGGCAGAATGGAATCATCACGGGTTATAGAATACGTTATCGCAGATATCCGCATGACCCCCGATCCGGGGATCGGCGATCCCCGATCACGGTGACAACTGAAGGAAATCAACGTTTATACGTGCTCAATGGGCTCGAAAAGCACGTTGTGTATCAAGTCCGCATATGTGCCTTCAATGTCAATGGAACTGGACCTTGGACAGAATGGACAAAGATAGAGACGTACGAGAACGATTTGGACGAAACAAAAGTACCAAATGTACCCAGTAATTTAAAAG CGAATGCTATGGCAGATTCTATACTAATATCGTGGCATCCCCCGAAAGATCAGAGCATCAAAGTGAGAAAGTATAAATTAGGCTGGGGTAAAGGCTATCCTGATGTCGAGATACAGGTTCTTGATGGAAAGCAACGATCCTATGCTATTAAGCCTATAG AACCAACAACGGAGTACGTAATATCTTTAAGAGCAACGAATAATGTTGGTGATGGTCAACCAGCATACGCGAATGTGAGAACTCCCGAACGTTTTGTATCTGAATCCGCAGTGCCTTTAATACCACCCGTTGGCCTTAAAGCTATCGTGCTCTCGGCTTCCACTGTTGTACTGTATTGGACAGACACGACCTTGTCAAAAAGTCAA tatatcaCCGATAGTCGATACTACGTGGTGCGTTATACGAACTACCATCACAGCAGCAGCCCAagatacaaatattacaatgcTACTGATCTCAACTGTATGATTCACGATTTAAAACCTAATACACAATATGAATTTACGGTTAAACTGGTCAAG GGTAAACGAAGCTCGCCGTGGAGTATGGTCGTTCTAAATCAAACACAAGAGGCTGCACCTAGCACAGCGCCTCGAGATTTAATCATTCAAACTGTCGAGGATCGTCCAACTTCCGTTTTACTGCGATGGCAACCTCCTAAGCAACCCAATGGACAAATCACAG GATATCTCATAATTTATTCCACTGATAACACGAAATGGGATCGTGATTGGCTGGTCGAAGGTGTCATCGGTGACAAGGTGGATGCTACCGTGAAGGGTCTGCATCCTAATACGTTATATTACTTTAAGATCCAAGCCCGTAACTCCAAAGGATATGGACCATTCTCCACAACAATCTCATTTAAAACGCCACAAA GCAATGGCATGGATGATGAATTGCATGATGGAG atgGGCGAAGCTTCTCcaatatattgatttatatcaTAGCGGGTCTTTCTGTTATCTTTATCACTGCCATATCGGTAGTGGTCGTAGTTTGCTGTAAACGTAATCCAGGCTCCCCAGATCGAAAGAAAGG ATATATGAAAGATTCGAATCAGAAGACAAATATTAAACCGCCGGATTTGTGGATTCATCACGATCAAATGGAGCTGAAGGCGCTTGAGAAATCGTCGATAAATGGTGAAGCTTCTACCAGTGGCGTCACCAGTAATACGTTACCTAGGTCGAGCAATCCGGATTATAATCAAGATAATATACACGGAAATTCCAGTTCGCTGGATAAGCGTACTTACGTGCCAAGTTATATGG GTAACACTGACGAGAAGTGCTCAACCCTGAGCAGACAGCACAGTCGTGGAAGCCACAAACCTAAATTAATTACACTCCCTGTTGACAGTGCACCTTTGCATCAGC CCACAGCTACTCCAATTGTGAATAGCAGCATGTCGCAGCCAACCATTCACACCTCGTGCAGCGATACATCATCGGTGAGACAAAACTATCCACGAACAGTCGCGCAATATAGCTTAAATCGCGCGCACGTCACGTTGGAACCAACTCCAGAATCCAGTCCGGATTCTTGTAGCATACCTAACTCATATGAGCCATTACAGAGTCAG ttgtcaTATGGTACAAGTGGGCAGTCTTACAGTGGAAGCACTCAATATAATTCCGGTCATTATGGCAACAGCGCTCAACCGATGAGCAGTTCTGTTGGGGTAGAGAATAATGCTAGCAAGCGATTGCAAGGTCATCCCCTTAAGAGTTTCAGCGTGCCGGCTCCCCCGCCACAGAGTGCCCCTTCGACGCCAGCGCAACAGAAGCATGGAG TGTCACAAGTGACAGTAAGACCAACGATATCCGGAAGTCCATACAAAAAACCGCAAAATTCATCGTCACAATTAACGAAGAATCGTTTAGCATCTGTGTCAAATCCGGTACACACGTCGGAAGAAGTTGAACGATTAAAG TTACAGCCTTCGTACAGCACCGAAGAATTGAATCAGGAAATGGCTAACTTAGAAGGTCTTATGAAAGATCTGAATGCCATAACAGCATCAGAATTTGAATGTTAA